The following are from one region of the Cloacibacterium normanense genome:
- the rplD gene encoding 50S ribosomal protein L4, with product MELVVLNTSGKETGRKVQLDEAIFGIEPNQHAVYLEVKQYLAAQRQGTHKSKERSEITASTRKLKKQKGSGSARYGDIKSPTFKGGGRVFGPKPRDYRFKLNKALKRLAKKSVLSQKMRENSIKVLEEVTFAAPKTKDFINVFNALGLEGKKALFVLAETNKNVYLSSRNLPKVKVLTYNEISSYDLVNAGEVVFFEGAVEKFQENLRK from the coding sequence ATGGAACTAGTAGTATTAAATACATCAGGAAAAGAAACCGGAAGAAAAGTTCAACTAGACGAAGCTATCTTCGGAATTGAGCCAAATCAGCACGCGGTTTACTTAGAAGTGAAACAATACCTTGCTGCTCAAAGACAAGGGACTCATAAGTCTAAAGAAAGAAGCGAAATTACTGCTTCTACTAGAAAACTTAAAAAACAAAAAGGATCTGGTTCGGCTAGATATGGTGATATTAAATCTCCAACTTTCAAAGGTGGGGGTAGAGTATTCGGTCCTAAGCCAAGAGATTACAGATTCAAATTAAATAAAGCATTAAAAAGATTAGCTAAGAAATCTGTTCTTTCTCAAAAAATGAGAGAAAACTCTATTAAAGTATTAGAAGAAGTAACATTTGCTGCTCCTAAAACTAAAGATTTCATCAATGTATTTAATGCATTAGGTTTGGAAGGCAAAAAAGCATTATTCGTGCTTGCTGAAACAAACAAGAACGTATATTTATCTTCAAGAAACTTACCGAAAGTAAAAGTTTTAACTTATAATGAGATTTCTTCTTATGACTTAGTTAATGCTGGTGAAGTAGTATTCTTCGAAGGTGCTGTAGAAAAATTTCAAGAAAATTTAAGAAAATAA
- the rplW gene encoding 50S ribosomal protein L23: protein MSVIIKPIISEKANSQSELSGVYTFLVDTKANKIQIKQAVEAAYSVKVEDVRTMIYAPKVSSKYTKKGLQVGKTNKLKKALVQLVEGETIDIFATN from the coding sequence ATGTCAGTTATCATTAAACCAATCATTTCAGAAAAAGCAAACAGCCAGTCAGAATTGAGCGGAGTTTATACGTTTTTAGTAGATACTAAAGCTAATAAAATCCAAATCAAACAAGCTGTAGAAGCTGCTTATAGTGTAAAGGTAGAAGACGTAAGAACAATGATTTATGCTCCTAAAGTTTCTTCGAAATACACTAAAAAAGGACTTCAAGTTGGTAAAACCAATAAATTGAAGAAAGCTTTGGTTCAACTTGTAGAAGGCGAAACCATTGATATTTTTGCAACAAATTAA